A single region of the Streptomyces caelestis genome encodes:
- a CDS encoding alpha-(1->3)-arabinofuranosyltransferase, with product MTTTVQAPPPAAVPTTATAAGPPEGPRSRRWLLGFWAVVFVLFLAVRPGRQTFDTKLGVTVDPGQFLADLGQLWHDRAGFGGIQDQYVGYLWPMLPFYWLCDLVQLPVWLAERLWMSLIVSVAFWGALRLAERLRVGSGASRLLGAVAYALWPVFTTVIGSTSAAALPGAFLPWVLLPLTNERYAARVAALRSALLVPFMGGVNASATLASLLPVGLYLLSRPSGPRQRKLIAWWAPAVIVVTAWWWVPLLLLGVYGENFLPYIETSQTTTDTMAATEALRGAGNWVAYLHFGEAWLPAGWAVASSVVVIVCSALAAGLGLAGLARRDMPERRWLVLTVLVAALVLLAGYGGAFGAPFHGVVQGWLDGWLSPFRNIYKFQTGLALAFVLGLAHLVGVAAEPRGARPVRGRRFAPLIAAVLILPGLLWPYLNGSILNPGSFQKLPAYWQATADWLEKYSPDSRALVVPATAHGVYTWGSPVDQPLDVLAESRWAQRDYVPFGTPGNRRAMDAVEQALLSGAEVPGLADYLSRAGLYYVVVRNDLDPDQIGYVPTSTVKRTLEQSGYERVTGLGPVMTGGRIAQDAPLQVEGLYARQRAVEIYRPAGQDVVRPGQAGLMPVSDTAVVSGGPEALLPLASRLRGRATVLTGDHHPGLGTPAVQVVGDGMRRADTRFGVVNAGTSYTYTRDERNAPGAQQDPGEKPRQILPTEGADHQTVAELRGARSVTASSYGNWLFHLPQYDPVNAFDGNPDTAWAEGSPDTPDGQWLRIGFTGSYDMPSTFKVTPLPQESVRAAATKVRVETEKGERTSILRPNGTAQSVKAPEGGTRWMKLTIVDSVERRAGLTGAGFSEIDLPDVQVTRLLRLPTDADDATSDATVVSLHRASDPTGLSPTGTEAGLHRRFTTPASGTYEVTASAVPVAGEALDRLLYEVAPEQQSRIVATADSTASLGAGLAARNLTDGDLTTAWIAGDRPTIHLSWEGKQPVGELVLAPAGGLSTRASQVHISSPDGAAIAGVDENGWVRFPPITTDRLDVTITETAPLTLHNPVADEKLRLPVGLTEAYIPSLDQYRTPQPDGTRKFSLPCGKGPDVALDGELYQTGAKGTVRDLVERRSVEVTLCQGGRNDGEVRLSSGDHRLEGGDAGPLALTDVTLTRGTVPEAAAAGRELRVRDWLGDRREVTVGSGAASYLTTYENFNDGWKATLNGKELTPLRLDGWQQGWRIPAGAGGTVKLSYEPATTYDAGLIGSGVGIAVLLGLALWRRNAPNPDAPQPAPPLPGLWLGTVALTLVGVVIAGWLALLVPALTLLAARRHALLVPIAFVALAGAGVVAAIGAGVPVGAGEGAFSRTAQLLALVGLFAGLVSLREGPSSEAPTQRLPRTADTGKGEPA from the coding sequence ATGACAACCACGGTCCAGGCTCCTCCACCGGCAGCCGTCCCCACCACCGCGACCGCGGCGGGTCCCCCCGAGGGCCCGAGGTCGCGGCGCTGGCTGCTGGGTTTCTGGGCCGTGGTGTTCGTGCTGTTCCTGGCGGTGCGGCCGGGACGCCAGACGTTCGACACCAAGCTCGGGGTGACGGTCGACCCGGGCCAGTTCCTCGCCGACCTGGGGCAGTTGTGGCACGACCGGGCCGGGTTCGGCGGGATCCAGGACCAGTACGTCGGCTATCTGTGGCCGATGCTGCCGTTCTACTGGCTGTGCGACCTCGTACAGCTGCCGGTGTGGCTGGCGGAGCGGCTGTGGATGTCGCTGATCGTGTCCGTCGCCTTCTGGGGTGCGCTGCGGCTGGCCGAGCGGCTGCGGGTGGGCAGTGGTGCCTCCCGGCTGCTGGGGGCCGTGGCGTACGCGCTGTGGCCGGTGTTCACCACCGTCATCGGGTCGACGTCGGCCGCCGCGCTGCCCGGCGCGTTCCTGCCGTGGGTGCTGCTGCCGCTGACGAACGAGCGGTACGCCGCCCGGGTCGCGGCCCTGCGGTCGGCGCTGCTCGTGCCGTTCATGGGCGGCGTGAACGCCTCGGCGACGCTGGCGTCCCTGCTGCCGGTCGGGCTGTACCTGCTGTCCCGGCCGTCCGGGCCGCGGCAGCGCAAGCTGATCGCCTGGTGGGCTCCGGCCGTGATCGTCGTGACGGCCTGGTGGTGGGTGCCGCTGCTGCTGCTCGGGGTCTACGGCGAGAACTTCCTGCCCTACATAGAGACGTCGCAGACGACGACGGACACCATGGCGGCGACCGAGGCGCTGCGCGGTGCCGGCAACTGGGTCGCCTATCTGCACTTCGGTGAGGCGTGGCTGCCCGCGGGGTGGGCCGTGGCCTCCTCCGTCGTCGTGATCGTGTGCTCGGCGCTCGCGGCCGGGCTCGGTCTCGCCGGGCTCGCCCGGCGGGACATGCCCGAGCGGCGGTGGCTCGTACTGACGGTGCTCGTGGCGGCGCTGGTACTGCTCGCCGGGTACGGCGGCGCGTTCGGGGCGCCGTTCCACGGGGTCGTGCAGGGCTGGCTGGACGGCTGGCTGTCGCCGTTCCGGAACATCTACAAGTTCCAGACGGGCCTGGCGCTGGCGTTCGTGCTGGGCCTGGCCCATCTGGTGGGTGTGGCCGCCGAGCCGCGCGGGGCCCGCCCGGTGCGCGGCCGGCGCTTCGCCCCGCTGATCGCGGCGGTGCTGATCCTGCCCGGGCTGCTGTGGCCGTACCTCAACGGCTCGATCCTGAACCCGGGTTCCTTCCAGAAGCTCCCCGCCTACTGGCAGGCCACGGCCGACTGGCTGGAGAAGTACTCGCCCGACTCGCGCGCCCTGGTCGTCCCGGCGACCGCCCACGGCGTCTACACCTGGGGCTCGCCCGTCGACCAGCCGCTCGACGTGCTCGCCGAGTCGCGGTGGGCGCAGCGCGACTACGTACCGTTCGGCACACCCGGCAACCGGCGCGCGATGGACGCCGTCGAGCAGGCACTGCTGTCCGGCGCCGAAGTCCCGGGGCTCGCCGACTACTTGAGCCGGGCCGGGCTGTACTACGTCGTCGTACGCAACGATCTCGACCCGGACCAGATCGGCTACGTGCCGACCTCGACCGTCAAGCGCACCCTCGAACAGTCGGGGTACGAGCGGGTGACGGGACTCGGACCGGTCATGACCGGCGGCCGGATCGCGCAGGACGCCCCACTCCAGGTCGAGGGACTGTACGCGCGGCAGCGGGCGGTGGAGATCTACCGGCCGGCCGGCCAGGACGTGGTCCGGCCCGGGCAGGCGGGACTCATGCCGGTCTCCGACACGGCCGTGGTGTCCGGCGGCCCGGAGGCTCTGCTGCCGCTGGCGTCGCGCCTGCGCGGGCGGGCGACCGTCCTGACCGGTGACCACCACCCGGGGCTCGGCACCCCGGCGGTGCAGGTGGTGGGCGACGGGATGCGGCGCGCCGACACCCGGTTCGGCGTGGTCAACGCCGGTACGTCGTACACGTACACGCGCGACGAGCGCAACGCGCCCGGCGCCCAGCAGGACCCGGGCGAGAAGCCGCGCCAGATCCTGCCGACCGAGGGCGCCGACCACCAGACGGTGGCCGAACTGCGTGGCGCCCGCTCGGTGACGGCCTCCTCGTACGGCAACTGGCTGTTCCATCTGCCGCAGTACGACCCGGTGAACGCCTTCGACGGCAACCCGGACACCGCGTGGGCGGAGGGCTCGCCGGACACGCCGGACGGGCAGTGGCTGCGCATCGGCTTCACCGGCTCCTACGACATGCCGTCCACCTTCAAGGTCACGCCGCTGCCGCAGGAGAGCGTGCGGGCGGCTGCGACGAAGGTGCGGGTGGAGACGGAGAAGGGCGAGCGGACGAGCATCCTCCGGCCGAACGGCACGGCGCAGAGCGTCAAGGCGCCCGAGGGCGGCACGCGGTGGATGAAGCTGACGATCGTGGACTCGGTGGAGCGCCGGGCCGGCCTCACCGGCGCGGGCTTCTCCGAGATCGACCTGCCGGACGTGCAGGTCACCCGGCTGCTGCGGCTCCCGACGGACGCGGACGACGCGACATCGGACGCCACGGTGGTCTCTCTGCACCGGGCCTCCGACCCGACCGGCCTCTCTCCGACCGGCACCGAGGCCGGCCTGCACCGCCGCTTCACGACACCGGCCTCCGGGACGTACGAGGTGACGGCGAGCGCGGTGCCGGTGGCGGGTGAGGCACTCGACCGGCTGCTGTACGAGGTCGCGCCCGAGCAGCAGTCCAGGATCGTCGCCACCGCCGACTCCACGGCGAGCCTCGGCGCGGGCCTCGCGGCCCGCAACCTCACCGACGGCGACCTGACGACGGCGTGGATCGCGGGCGACCGGCCGACGATCCACCTGAGCTGGGAGGGCAAGCAGCCGGTCGGCGAACTGGTCCTGGCGCCCGCGGGCGGCCTGTCCACCCGCGCCTCCCAGGTGCACATCAGCTCCCCGGACGGCGCGGCGATCGCCGGCGTCGACGAGAACGGCTGGGTCCGCTTCCCGCCGATCACCACCGACCGGCTCGACGTCACGATCACCGAGACCGCCCCGCTGACCCTGCACAACCCGGTCGCCGACGAGAAGCTGCGCCTCCCGGTGGGCCTCACGGAGGCGTACATCCCCTCCCTCGACCAGTACCGCACCCCGCAGCCGGACGGCACCCGGAAGTTCTCCCTGCCGTGCGGCAAGGGCCCCGACGTGGCGCTGGACGGCGAGCTCTACCAGACGGGCGCGAAGGGCACCGTGCGTGACCTGGTGGAGCGGCGGTCCGTCGAGGTGACGCTCTGCCAGGGGGGCCGGAACGACGGCGAGGTGCGGCTGTCCTCGGGCGACCACCGGCTGGAGGGCGGCGACGCCGGACCCCTCGCGCTGACGGACGTCACCCTGACCCGCGGGACGGTCCCGGAGGCCGCCGCGGCCGGACGTGAGCTGCGCGTCCGGGACTGGCTGGGCGACCGGCGCGAGGTGACGGTCGGCTCGGGCGCGGCCTCGTACCTGACGACGTACGAGAACTTCAACGACGGCTGGAAGGCCACCCTGAACGGCAAGGAGCTCACCCCGCTGCGGCTGGACGGCTGGCAGCAGGGCTGGCGGATCCCGGCCGGGGCGGGCGGCACGGTCAAACTGTCCTACGAACCGGCCACCACGTACGACGCCGGGCTGATCGGCAGCGGCGTCGGCATCGCGGTGCTGCTGGGCCTGGCGCTCTGGCGCCGCAACGCCCCCAACCCCGACGCACCGCAACCGGCCCCGCCGCTGCCCGGCCTGTGGCTCGGCACGGTGGCGCTGACGCTGGTCGGAGTGGTGATCGCGGGGTGGCTCGCGCTGCTGGTCCCGGCGCTGACGTTGCTCGCGGCCCGACGGCACGCGCTGCTGGTGCCGATCGCGTTCGTGGCGCTGGCGGGAGCGGGGGTGGTTGCCGCGATCGGGGCCGGGGTGCCGGTGGGCGCGGGTGAGGGCGCGTTCAGCCGTACGGCCCAACTGCTGGCGCTGGTCGGGCTGTTCGCCGGCCTGGTGAGTCTGCGCGAAGGGCCCTCCTCGGAGG